In one window of Microtus pennsylvanicus isolate mMicPen1 chromosome 2, mMicPen1.hap1, whole genome shotgun sequence DNA:
- the Sys1 gene encoding protein SYS1 homolog isoform X1, giving the protein MAGQFRSYVWDPLLILSQIVLMQTVYYGSLGLWLALVDALVRSSPSLDQMFDAEILGFSTPPGRLSMMSFVLNALTCALGLLYFIRRGKQCLDFTVTVHFFHLLGCWLYSSRFPSALTWWLVQAVCIALMAVIGEYLCMRTELKEIPLSSAPKSNV; this is encoded by the exons ATGGCGGGCCAGTTTCGCAGCTACGTGTGGGATCCATTGCTGATCCTGTCGCAGATCGTGCTCATGCAGACGGTGTACTACGGCTCGCTGGGCCTGTGGCTGGCACTGGTGGACGCGCTGGTGCGCAGCAGCCCTTCGCTGGACCAGATGTTCGACGCGGAG ATCCTGGGCTTTTCCACCCCTCCAGGCCGGCTCTCAATGATGTCCTTCGTCCTCAACGCCCTTACCTG TGCCCTGGGCTTGCTGTACTTCATCCGGCGAGGGAAGCAGTGTCTGGATTTCACTGTgactgtccatttctttcaccTCCTGGGCTGTTGGCTCTACAGCTCCCGCTTCCCCTCGGCgctgacctggtggctggtcCAGGCTGTGTGCATTGCACTCATGGCCGTCATCGGGGAATACCTGTGCATGCGGACGGAACTCAAGGAGATCCCCCTCAGCTCAGCCCCTAAATCCAATGTCTAG
- the Sys1 gene encoding protein SYS1 homolog isoform X2, which translates to MAGQFRSYVWDPLLILSQIVLMQTVYYGSLGLWLALVDALVRSSPSLDQMFDAEILGFSTPPGRLSMMSFVLNALTWG; encoded by the exons ATGGCGGGCCAGTTTCGCAGCTACGTGTGGGATCCATTGCTGATCCTGTCGCAGATCGTGCTCATGCAGACGGTGTACTACGGCTCGCTGGGCCTGTGGCTGGCACTGGTGGACGCGCTGGTGCGCAGCAGCCCTTCGCTGGACCAGATGTTCGACGCGGAG ATCCTGGGCTTTTCCACCCCTCCAGGCCGGCTCTCAATGATGTCCTTCGTCCTCAACGCCCTTACCTG